The proteins below come from a single Chryseobacterium bernardetii genomic window:
- a CDS encoding D-2-hydroxyacid dehydrogenase, with the protein MKVLANDGISKAGEQALKNAGIEILDNRVAQDHVINFINDNNVDVLLVRSATKVRQDLIDACPGLRIIGRGGIGMDNIDVEYAKNKGIKIINTPTASSKSVAELVFGHFIALARFLHESNRLMPLEGETHFNAMKKSFSNAYELSGKTLGVIGFGSIGQEVVKIGIALGMKIQVLTRSPKTEVLTLNFFDGQSVNFEITSTNDMDAFLKESDFISINTPKTNEYIIDTPQFEKMKDGVYIVNTARGGVINEVALIDFIESGKVAGAALDVFENEPNPELPLLMNPALSLSPHVGGNTVDAQEKIGVELAEQIIKLQKETIR; encoded by the coding sequence ATGAAAGTTTTAGCAAACGATGGAATCTCAAAAGCAGGAGAACAGGCTTTAAAAAACGCCGGAATTGAAATTCTGGACAATAGAGTGGCCCAGGATCACGTTATTAACTTTATCAACGATAATAACGTAGATGTTCTTCTTGTAAGGAGTGCAACAAAAGTAAGACAGGACCTGATTGATGCATGCCCGGGACTTAGAATCATAGGCCGCGGCGGGATCGGAATGGACAATATTGATGTTGAATATGCCAAAAACAAGGGGATTAAGATCATCAACACTCCTACAGCATCTTCAAAATCTGTTGCAGAACTGGTTTTCGGACACTTCATTGCATTAGCCAGATTCCTTCACGAATCAAACAGACTGATGCCTTTGGAAGGAGAAACCCATTTCAATGCCATGAAAAAGTCATTCAGCAATGCTTATGAACTTTCAGGAAAAACATTAGGAGTAATCGGCTTTGGAAGTATTGGCCAGGAAGTCGTGAAAATAGGAATTGCCTTAGGAATGAAGATACAGGTTCTTACAAGAAGCCCGAAAACAGAAGTTCTTACACTGAATTTCTTTGACGGACAATCTGTGAACTTTGAAATCACTTCCACCAATGATATGGATGCCTTCCTTAAAGAATCAGACTTCATCAGCATCAATACTCCGAAAACGAATGAATACATTATAGACACCCCGCAATTTGAAAAAATGAAAGACGGAGTTTATATTGTAAATACTGCAAGAGGCGGCGTGATCAATGAAGTGGCGCTGATTGATTTTATTGAATCAGGAAAAGTGGCAGGAGCTGCATTGGACGTTTTTGAAAACGAACCCAATCCTGAACTTCCACTACTGATGAATCCTGCACTATCACTTTCTCCTCATGTAGGCGGGAATACGGTAGATGCGCAAGAAAAAATCGGTGTCGAACTTGCAGAACAAATTATTAAGCTACAAAAAGAAACTATAAGATAA